The following DNA comes from Hemibagrus wyckioides isolate EC202008001 linkage group LG05, SWU_Hwy_1.0, whole genome shotgun sequence.
aaaaaaaaaaatcattaaaaacaggCAACACTATCCCACCTACTACACACTTTTCTCTTTCCTTGTGCATGCAGACACACAACTTCTTTAGTCACTGAAGATTATTTTACTGAAACAACAAGTACTAACAAAACCTCTGTACAGATTTTTTCATTCGCTGCGTTCTTTTGGCTCTCTGTATTTCATGTGGATGTAATCAAAAATGTCCTTCTCACTGTCTACCAGTAAGGGCTCTCCAGGGACACCTACAACACAGCATGAGggtgaaaatgtatttgctggaatttaaatataaaactataaatatttcaaaaagcCTAGGCTGAGAAGTAAAATTGAAAGAAAAGCATTAGAACAGATTTCTTAGTAAAGGAAAATAGTAAAATGGGACATTTTAGTTGATAAGGAGGCTCAAATGTTTGAGcttacaaaatatttaaaaaccttTTCATAATGAGCAAAACAAATCTAATAATTCTCATATAAACAGCATTAGATTATAACAGTAAATTAACAAACAGGTTAATCTTGGTCTTTGGAATAGATAGCTAATGAACCTGAAGACaagacttctttctttctttcattttcttaccAGTGACTCCTAGTGGACGAATAGTGTACTCATTAAGGGTGAAGCCTTTCTCAAGTGCATGGGTTCTCATATTCTTATTAAATATATCACTTCCAGTGAAGTAGAGCACACCACAGTAATATTGATCCTTAGGAATAAGCCTGTAGATATAGGAATAGTGGGAAATTTAATTGTATTCACAGTAAAAGTCCACTAATATAacaatttatatcatttataaaaaAGGTATGCATCTTAAATGACTATTTATTATTgcaaaacagcaataaaaaaaaaaatcaaacattgTGCAAAACAGGACATGCAAGACCAAATATATTAAGTTActaaaataagttaaaaaataaaatgttacagaatgtatattttatgtaaaaaaaaaaaaaaaaaaaaaaaatctgtattataaaattataGAGGTATTATAAGCTTcatgtataattttataatgtGGGTTGGGCTTCACATTGCACAGTAGCACACAAATAGTAAATAAAGTCACATATGGTGTAGTGACCCCCTAATTCAAATGATTGTACACTGCAAGGCCAAAAAAAAGCTTAAGAGCTTATGATTGGATCACTATTGTAGTGATTTATGTTTCAGCTGGAAACATTTCACCTTAACTGATGCAGCGTGTAACTTCTCATTTCTTTAACAACCATGTTAGAAAATGTATCCTGTGACCATGAAAAAAATGTTACACAGAAAAAGCAAATTATTTGCCTGAACCAAGCAAAGAAAACAACTAAAAAGCTCGCTGAAATCACTGGAACTGTCCAGTGCATTCTTAAAACCTGGAAGAACAATGCTGAACTGTAAGCTTTGCAGGAGAAATGtggtcaaaaaaaaatcttgaatgatCTTGACATTTTTAACAAGACTTGGTAAAGCCACatcataaaaaagtaaaaattcagtagaaaaaaaaacagtaatgtaATGCAATGCAATGTTTAATAGTAAAAGTAAGAGCATTTCTACATGCACATTACAACAAGACCTTACAGGACTGGGACTAAATAATGACACAGTTCCTGTTTTCGTATTGTCTGCTGCGAGTTTATTGCCTGTGTCAGGGTTTAATTatattgaattatttttctttttattgttctAATTTTGTGCTGctgtatttgttatatttttcagGCTAAAACAGCAagtggaggaaacccacatatacaataatccccctctatatcgtgGTCCCAGTatatcacagatttttatttggaacataagtatttttttccccctggtATATCGTGGTATctgcaaaccttatagtgaattgttttatgttgaaataaggtaatttattaataaaaatataattattaactactaaaaataaacaattaaaataaaagtaaaattctaataacaaatactgtacagcgtagCGCTGTTTAGAAAAGCACGGTgcagggatgctgaaaatcaaaatacagtacagctggaggaacgagtGTGGCCAATTGGAACGCCCCaatcatttaatcacggttgtgattggctgctggctatgcgtgcagttgggaaagggaagcagaattctccagcatcccagttcttcgcgtgtcactgtcccgagtgtttcattttgttctgtgtacgctgtatttttacggtttttctgtaagccctattatgtcgcccaaacgctctgcattttgtaaggcttctggcaaggaacatacatacagtactcactataaatgtgatatttctatgaatttaaccaaaattcatctcgctatatgcttgcaaatgttttctgtgtgtgtttaaagagagggaaaaaaaaaaaaaaaaagcatttggtgGTGGCGTCTGTGTATCGCGGATTTTCGTTTTTCGTgggtggttttggaacgtaaccGCCGCAATAAATAAGGGATTACTGTATTCTTAAAATTTACCCCATATTCAGCCCAGGGTACATAACCAACTATGGCAAACATTCAATACGTTAGCtgcattagagccctcacagaGGTCACAAAGCCAAAGCTAATGCCTAGGCTTGCCCACGGGAGAACCACTCCTCTCCGCTTCTCATGTCTAATAGGTTTGCTCTCCTTAATGAAGCACCCACTGAAAACCTGAAATAACTCTGGTTATATGAGACTCTATATTAAAGCATGTGAAATTAGCAAGACCTTCAAGAATTAAGCTAGTCCAGCAGCACTGGTTAGGTGTATACCAGGAGTCATAGCACTGGGCATAGCAAGAAATCCTAGGGTCTTAGGCAATCATATATTCTTGGGAGTTTTTGTTATTTAGGAGCTCATGTTATACCCCATCGTACGTCAGGGCTTACTATGAATAATAATAGtctagaggtgtgtaaattagcagAGGCTATGCCCGATGCAGTAATCTACTCTGACCCTATCCTAATGCTAATTGGCTGATCTGCTGGATGTCTAGGTGGTGCTCCAAAATCCATGAGGGCTTTATAGATAATTTGAGCAGTTTTGACAGCAAGACTGGCCTGTTAAGGTGGGACGGTGTCCAACACACTCAGGAAGGTCCTgttctcatttcttgcagcatagcagtCTCAGAGCAGGCTAAGTTAATTTTGCCAAGGCCAatgagcagacaagcaggctaaAACAATCATCTGCTAACTGCAATGAGTTGTCAGCAAGAGTTCACAATATcaagactgtgtctgttcccttacctaaagaaaaatatagaaaaactcAAAATTTCTATTAGTAAACATTAGATCTCTTGTATCTAAAGCACTTTGTTACTGAAACTATTAGTTTAATGTACTATAGACACGTACATCAGGCTCacctaacaggcaggggaggacaTATCACAGTTAAGTATGAAGGTAATCTAGGTATCACAAAACCCTATACAAAAATTCAACACTTTTGATGTTCCTTACACTAGCTTAACATATGtagccacaaaaaaaaataagactacTGAGACGATTTCACTAACTGTTAATGGGGCCATGCTTTGAATACCTTTGTGAATGtgcagatttcatttcaaacttGGTTGTTTCACTTAAACCATTAATTGTTGGAAACTTTAATATTCATTAATGTTCTGAAGATAATTCAGAAGGTCCTTTGAGAACAACAGTTATATCCATCCTAAATTCAGTATGGGTAAATCAGAATGCAATAGGACCCACTCACAATCTCATTCTAACATTTGgattaaatacagaaaatattgTCACATTTCCACACTCTGAAGCTATCTCAGACATGCCTAaaccatcctgatgccctaaaTTTCTGGTTGGAGTCACGTCAATTGGTGatactcactgctgctggggatggcTCCAAGACTATGGAGACTATGGCGCTAGCTTTGAAGTGCTGGTGTTAGGGTCGGTTTTGAGATCAGGTCTCCATTTGACGAACATTTGATGGCTTTGTCAGGAAGGAATTCAGAAATTACGCTGATTTATAAGgtgctcaaaagctcctggttatcTCCACATGAAATACATATCtatgtagaaaggacattattcataataacACTCTCtgatgtcacccaaatgaggatgggttcccttttgtttggttcctctcaaattttcttcctcatattgtctcactgagtttttccttgccatcatTTCCTtgggcttgcttattagggataaatataaatttatttttaagctttgtaatttttattctgcattttaatatttctgtaaaactattgtgagacaatatccattgttaaaagtgctatacaaataaaattgaatggtGTGCCCACAATCAAACCACTTGTTAGTGAGGctaatccagaaaaaaaatgacttcaATTTGCTAGGGAAAAAGGTCATGAGGTCTGATTCTAGTTCCAAAGTAATGGGTACATCAGGGTAACAAaggaaacacattaaataatgCACCAGTGCATAACTGGAGCATAACTGCCTAATATTTTATGAAGAACTAAATAATTCTGTTTTGAAAGATAAGAAATGTTATTGATGGAGGACACAGACACTTCCACTGAAAAATAGTGATGCATAAATGTTCTCTTAGTAATTATTATGCACCTGATATCGATGCGGCGATGATCATAATCCTTCTTATTCTCATCACCAACTCCTCTTTGTAGCTGGCATACACCCTGTAGCAAGACAAACACAGTTATATTAGaatgaaaaagagacagaccacaagagaaagagaatatgATCTAATCTTACCATGAACTTTGTATCTCCTTTGGACAAAGTATCAGTGATAAAGCCAGTAGACTCAAGGTGTTCTACCACTGCATGGAGCAGCCTGGGCTAGAGGAGAAGAGAatatgaagataaaaaaaaggaacCACAAAACAAAGAACAACAAGGAAACAAGGCATTTCACCTGAAGCTGAAATTGACCAATTGGAATTATATATTTACAGTCCAGTTTAATATGAACACCTGCTCAGTTATGCTATTTATGCTAtgttattaatttaaattaaattttatttatttgtaggagGGCCATCACTTAAGGTGCTATGGTACTTTTACACCTGCATTTTGGCAAGAAGCATTTCTAGCACAGCCTAGTTTGGGAACAGCACAACAGCAGGATGAGCGAGTTTGTCAGGGGGTGGTAAGATCAGTTGAGTGGGCCATCTGCTTTGAGCTCCAGTGGGTGAAGTAAAGAGCTGCTTCTTGCCACAGAaatatcagaatggggaaaaagtgtgatcACTGTCACTTTAACCGTGGCATGGCTGGTAGTGCCAAATTGCTGGTTTGAGCATTTCAGAAATTGCTGAGCTCCTGGGATTTTGACACAAAACAGAGTTTACAGACAGAAatagtgagagaggaagagatcaGTTCATCTTTCAAACCAGAAAAACCAAGAGATAAGAAAGAAAACTGATATAAACTGGGGGAATCGCGAAGTGCTTCCAAGATTTCTGTTAATAATGGGGAgttcaaacaaaaaaacttgtgTATAATTAAGTACTTACTTGTTTATGGGATTGGGAAGTAAAGTCTGGGTGAGTCAGCAGTATATCTATATCACCACTTGACTCTGCTCCTGAAGATAATGATTATATTCATCGTGTTTCAATAGATTCAAGAaataaatgttctttatattgTTGCAGAGTTAAAAACTATTAATTCTAAAGTAAAGTAATGATTACAGAATGGTTTTAAATTACAGAGTAATTAACCTCGTCTGTAGCTGCCACAGATGGTGCCAATGTACTCCGGGTCAAGCTGCTCCAACTCCAGCAATATTAAAGcctagggggaaaaaacagctaAAATAATATGGTAATTTATTTAGATTTCCAAATTCTGAATTGATAAGAATATATTAACATAAATTACCTCCATATTCTCCATCTCTGAGCGAGGAATTCTCTTCTCAAATTCATCAAAATACcttgacaaaaaagaaaataacaccAATGAACATGATTCACTCAGTTaaccctcctctctctctctctctcatatatatatatatatatatatatatatatatatatatatatatatatatatatatatattatatacacacataatatatatatatatatatatatattatatacacacatatatatacatatatacatatatacacatatacacatatacacacacacacacattatatatacactatattgccaaaagtattcgctcacctgccttgactcgcatatgaacttaagtgacatcccattcctaatccatagggttcagtatgacgtcagtccaccctttgcagctataacagcttcaactcttctgggaaggctgtccacaaggtttaggagtgtgtttatgggaatttttgaccattcttccagaagcgcatttgtgaggtcacacactgatgttggacgagaaggcctggctctcagtctccgctctaattcatcccaaaggtgttctatcgggttgaggtcaggactctgtgcaggccagtcaagttcatccacaccagactctgtcatccatgtctttatggaccttgctttgtgcactggtgcacagtcatgttggaagaggaaggggccagttccaaactgttcccacaaagttgggagcatggaattgtccaaaatgtcttggtatgctgaagcattcagagttcctttcactggaactaaggggccaagcccagctcctgaaaaaccaccccacaccataatcccccctccaccaaactttacacctggcacaatgcagtcagacaagtaccgttctcctggcaaccgccaaacccagactcgtccatcagattgccagatggagaagcgcgattcgtcactccagagaacgcgtctccactgctctagagtccagtggcggcgtgctttacaccactgcatccgacgctttgcattgcacttggtgatgtatggcttggatgcagctgctcggccatggaaacccattccatgaagctctctgcgcactgttcttgagctaatctgaaggccacatgaagtttggaggtctgtagcgattgactctgcagaaagttggcgacctcttcgcactatgcgcctcagcatccgctgaccccgctccgtcagtttacgtggcctaccacttcgtggctgagttgctgtcgttcccaaacacttccacgttcttataatacagctgacagttgactgtggaatatttaggagcgaggaaatttcacgactggatttgttgcacaggtggcatcctatcacagttccacgctggaattcactgagctcctgagagcgacccattctttcacaaatgtttgtaaaaacagtctgcatgcctaggtgcttgattttatacacctgtggccatggaagtgattggaacacctgattctgattatttggatgggtgagcgaatacttttggcaatatagtgtatatatacacacacattttatatatatatatatatatatatatatatatatatatatatatatatatatatatatatatatatatatatatatatatatatatatatacacacacacactcctgagtcAAAACTGTAAGACTGGGGGAAACATTAGAAGTATTTGCATTTCACACTGGTAAATTGTAACCAGGTTGTAAGTACTGCTTCGAAATGCcaaaagaagaaacaagagcaaaacacaaaaaacagagaGCAGGCAATTTAATGAAAACTGAATTTAAACTCAAACAGGCTGATCAAAAGTTTAAGACTataggccaaaaaaaaaaaacacaacacaacagaactaaAAGTGTCTAAAAATAAGGACTCAGTAGTAAGTAGCCCCACTGTTCTTGTTGATCATTTCAAACATTTCAGCATGCTTGATGCGACTGTTTCCAGGAGGCTGGTGGAAAAGTTTGTTCCATGTGGTGAAGATGGCTTCATGAAGGGCATCCACGGTCTGGAACTGAACCGTTTTTGCAAACTTTCCTTGCCATTCATCCCCAAACGTTCTCAAAGGGATTTAGGTCAGGGGAACACACAGGATGGTCCAAAAGAGCAACGTTATTCTCCTTCAAGAGGCGGGTGTTGTGAACTGCAGCGTTGTCCTGTTGAAAGACAGTAATTACCGCACAGACAAGGGCCCTCAGTCAAGAGAGATGCCCACCACAACATATCCACATAACCATCTGTTGTTTAACACCGCTGCACAACCTGAAGCTCTATTTTCCCATTGAAGGAAAAAGCACCCCAGATCATGATCCACTGTGCCGTGTAGAAAACATCTCCAGCAGGATCTCCTTGTCATGCCAGTAACGTTGGAAGTGGTCAGGACCATCCAGGTTAAGTTTTTTCTCGGCAGTCCCATGTTTGGTGCTCCCTT
Coding sequences within:
- the polb gene encoding DNA polymerase beta isoform X2, with translation MSKRKAPQETLNEGITDFLIELANYEKNVNRAIHKYNAYRKAASVIAKYPHKIKSGTEAKKLDGVGAKIAEKIDEYLTTGKLRKLEKIRNDDTSSSINFLTRVTGIGPAAARKFYDEGVKTLDDLKKIEHKLNHHQQIGLKYFDEFEKRIPRSEMENMEALILLELEQLDPEYIGTICGSYRRGAESSGDIDILLTHPDFTSQSHKQPRLLHAVVEHLESTGFITDTLSKGDTKFMGVCQLQRGVGDENKKDYDHRRIDISHQMFVKWRPDLKTDPNTSTSKLAP
- the polb gene encoding DNA polymerase beta isoform X1 — encoded protein: MSKRKAPQETLNEGITDFLIELANYEKNVNRAIHKYNAYRKAASVIAKYPHKIKSGTEAKKLDGVGAKIAEKIDEYLTTGKLRKLEKIRNDDTSSSINFLTRVTGIGPAAARKFYDEGVKTLDDLKKIEHKLNHHQQIGLKYFDEFEKRIPRSEMENMEALILLELEQLDPEYIGTICGSYRRGAESSGDIDILLTHPDFTSQSHKQPRLLHAVVEHLESTGFITDTLSKGDTKFMGVCQLQRGVGDENKKDYDHRRIDIRLIPKDQYYCGVLYFTGSDIFNKNMRTHALEKGFTLNEYTIRPLGVTGVPGEPLLVDSEKDIFDYIHMKYREPKERSE